A single region of the Neomonachus schauinslandi chromosome 3, ASM220157v2, whole genome shotgun sequence genome encodes:
- the KCTD4 gene encoding BTB/POZ domain-containing protein KCTD4 has protein sequence MERKINRREKEKEYEGKHNSLEDADRGKNCKSTLMTLNVGGYLYITQKQTLTKYPDTFLEGIVNGKILCPFDADGHYFIDRDGLLFRHVLNFLRNGELLLPEGFRENQLLAQEAEFFQLKGLAEEVKSRWEKEQLTPRETTFLEITDNHDRSQGLRIFCNAPDFISKIKSRIVLVSKSRLDGFPEEFSISSNIIQFKYFIKSENGTRLVLKEDNTFVCTLETLKFEAIMMALKCGFRLLTSLDCSKGSIVHSDALHFIK, from the coding sequence ATGGAGCgtaaaataaacagaagagaaaaagaaaaggagtatgAAGGGAAACACAACAGCTTGGAAGATGCTGACCGAGGAAAGAACTGCAAATCCACACTGATGACCCTCAACGTTGGTGGATATTTATACATTACTCAAAAACAAACACTGACCAAGTACCCAGACACTTTCCTTGAAGGTATAGTAAATGGAAAAATCCTCTGCCCGTTTGATGCTGATGGTCATTATTTCATAGACAGGGATGGACTCCTCTTCAGGCATGTCCTAAACTTCCTACGAAATGGAGAACTTCTACTGCCCGAAGGGTTTCGAGAAAATCAACTTCTTGCACAAGAAGCAGAATTCTTTCAGCTCAAGGGACTGGCGGAGGAAGTGAAATCCAGGTGGGAAAAAGAACAGCTAACACCCAGAGAGACTACTTTCTTGGAAATAACAGATAACCATGATCGCTCACAAGGACTGAGAATTTTCTGTAATGCTCCTGATTTCATATCAAAAATCAAATCTCGCATTGTTCTGGTGTCCAAAAGCAGGCTGGATGGATTTCCAGAGGAGTTTTCAATATCATCAAATATCATTCAATTTAAATACTTCATAAAGTCTGAAAATGGCACTCGACTTGTACTAAAGGAAGACAATACCTTTGTCTGTACCCTGGAAACTCTTAAGTTTGAGGCTATAATGATGGCCTTAAAGT